TCACCGTCGATGCCGACCCGGATGCCAACCTCGGCTCCGCCATCGGTTTCACGGCTGAGGAGACCGCAAAGATCCGGCCCATCGCCGAAATGTCCGACCTGATCGAGGAGCGGACCGGCGCCCGGCCGGGGAGCATGGGAGGCGTCTTCAAGCTCAACCCCGTCGTCAACGACATCCCGGAGAACTACTCCCTGAAAAAGGATAATATCCGCCTGCTCACCCTGGGACGTGCCAAAAAGGGCGGCAGCGGCTGCTACTGCCCGGAAGGGGTCTTCCTCAAACGGCTCTTAGGACACCTTCTGCTTCAGAGCAACGAAGTGGTCCTACTCGACATGGAAGCGGGGATCGAACATTTGAGCCGCGGAACGACCAGCGGCGTCGATGCCTTCATCGTCATCGTTGAGCCGGGCCGGCGGAGTTTACAGACCGCCGCCGATGTCAAGCGGATGGCCGCCGACCTCGGGGTCAAAACCATTTTCGTCGTCGGCAACAAAGCAGGATCGGAAGAGGAACGGCACTTCATGGAGGAACACTTTCCGGAAGAAGAACTGCTCGGCATCCTCTCCTACGACCGGGGGGTGATCGAGGCGGACCTTGAGGGGCTCTCCCCCTACGATACGAAAGCCGCCATTGTCGGGGAGGTGGAAGAGATCCTCGACCGGATCCTGCAAAAGACGGGAAAAGGAAAAGAGGCCCGCAGCGATGGATAAACAGACCCTTCGAAAAACCGTCCTGGCCCGGAGGGACACCCTCACCGAAACGGACCGGAAAGAGAAGAGCGCACAGATCGTGGAACGTCTCATGGAACTTTCCGAATACCGGTCGGCCCATGCCCTCTTCATCTATGCCGACTTCCGAAGCGAGGTCATGACACTGGCTCTGATGAAGAAGGCCCTCAAAGAGGGGAAACGGGTTCTCGCCTCGAAGACCCTCGTCACCGAACGGAGACTGCAACTCACAGACATCCTCGACCCGGACCGGGATCTCGTCCCGGATTACATGGGCATACCTGAACCGAGAGAGGAGATCCTGCGGGACATCTCCCCGGAGGAGATCGATCTCATCCTGACCCCGGCCGTGGGATACGACGAAAAGGGAAACCGTCTCGGGTACGGCGGCGGCTACTACGACCGGCTCTTTGAACGGATGCATCCCGACGCAAAAAAGATCGGCCTCGCCTTCGAGACCCAGATCGTCCCCACCGTCCCGACAGAACCCCACGATATCCCGATTCCGATCATCATTACCGAAAACCGGGTCATCCGAATCTGAATTCCGGGTTTTCTCCTCTCCCGACTCTATGAAGAATTTGCCTTCGCTCTGCTCTACGTCATCCATAACCGGAACGAGGCCTTTTATCTCGCCACACGGGTCGTCTCCATGCAGCAGAGACGAATCAAGCATGTTACACCTGTCATCTCCTGCAACGGAAAGAAAACGTGACAACCGACGGAGCGGCATCGACATCAGGGCTTGCAATCCCTGACAGACCCGCGGAAGAAGTCGAAAACCCGTGTGAGGAACCGCTCTCGCGCCTCCGCGTTCTGAAGCCGCCCCTCCTCCTCGACGAGAAGCCGGGGAAAATGCTTCATAAAAATAGCGGCGAACAGTCCCCGGCCGATTCCGGACGGCAAGCACGCGGCAGGATGAACCTCGACGTTCATGCCACAAGAGGGTGACCGGCTCTTGAAGATGAATCCGCACAGACCCGCCCCTTCCAGTTCCCGGACCTTCCGTTCAGACCACTCCAGCATCTGTGAGGTCCGGTCCCGACCGGTCCGGATCTCCACCAGGCCGGGCATCCCGGGATCCCCCGCAAGTTCCATCGCCTCCCGCGGAACCGGAAGGCCCATGCCGACCTCCGGACAGACGGGGACCCATTCCACCAGGCAGCCCATATCTTTTATGATCACAGGGTCCCGTCTGTCCCTCCCGTCATAGCGGACCTTTTCCCCCAGCAGACAGGCGCTGATGCCGACCCGGACGGAACGTTTAACATCGCCGGTTCCCCCGGAGATTGCGCCTCGTTCCACTTTGCAGTCTCCCTTTTACGACCTGTTCTTCCCGGTCCGCCGTACGAGAATATCATTCCTGGCTCTTCCACGCACGCAGGTCCGCACCGGTCGGATTTTGGAACACATTCAGATCAAACTCCGGCAGTGCGGCGAGCAGATGATCGAAGATATCCGACTGGATCTCTTCGTAATTTGCCCAGACCTGATCGTTGCTGAACACGTAGATTTCCAGCGGCAACCCGGTCGGTCCCGGATTCAGTTGACGCACCAGGAAAGTCATCCCCTGGTGGATCTTCGGATGATGCTTCAGGTATTCCCTGACGTAAGCCCTGAACGTCCCGATATTGGTCAGCCGCCTGCCGTTGACAAGCACGGATGGGTCCACTCCCAGCCTGCGGTTGTAGTCGGAGAGGGCCTTCCGCTTCTCGTCCAGATAATCCCGCAGGTACTGTATGTGCGAAAACCGATCCAGCATCCCTTCATCACAGAAACGTATCGAATTCATGTCGATATGGATGGCCCGCTTGATTCGGCGGCCGCCGGATTCCTCCATG
This is a stretch of genomic DNA from Deltaproteobacteria bacterium. It encodes these proteins:
- a CDS encoding 5-formyltetrahydrofolate cyclo-ligase codes for the protein MDKQTLRKTVLARRDTLTETDRKEKSAQIVERLMELSEYRSAHALFIYADFRSEVMTLALMKKALKEGKRVLASKTLVTERRLQLTDILDPDRDLVPDYMGIPEPREEILRDISPEEIDLILTPAVGYDEKGNRLGYGGGYYDRLFERMHPDAKKIGLAFETQIVPTVPTEPHDIPIPIIITENRVIRI
- a CDS encoding DUF523 domain-containing protein, whose product is MERGAISGGTGDVKRSVRVGISACLLGEKVRYDGRDRRDPVIIKDMGCLVEWVPVCPEVGMGLPVPREAMELAGDPGMPGLVEIRTGRDRTSQMLEWSERKVRELEGAGLCGFIFKSRSPSCGMNVEVHPAACLPSGIGRGLFAAIFMKHFPRLLVEEEGRLQNAEARERFLTRVFDFFRGSVRDCKP
- a CDS encoding AAA family ATPase: MKLAISGKGGVGKTTFTGVLARILSDRGYTVITVDADPDANLGSAIGFTAEETAKIRPIAEMSDLIEERTGARPGSMGGVFKLNPVVNDIPENYSLKKDNIRLLTLGRAKKGGSGCYCPEGVFLKRLLGHLLLQSNEVVLLDMEAGIEHLSRGTTSGVDAFIVIVEPGRRSLQTAADVKRMAADLGVKTIFVVGNKAGSEEERHFMEEHFPEEELLGILSYDRGVIEADLEGLSPYDTKAAIVGEVEEILDRILQKTGKGKEARSDG